TTCAAGTAAGATACATAGAACAATATTATTCCATTCAACCACGCTCTACAGCGCTCTTACCCGAGTTACTCAGAGGCTTCGCACAGAACTATTGGTTGAGTTTGACCCCGTTAAGTAGTGATTTCGCCGCTAGGCAGTGCTTTCAAGCTGTTTCTGCAGTAAAACGATTATAAACGCTAACGCTGTGCAGCTCATTAGTGTGCACATTTTCCTTCTCCAGTTCCAGAACTTCAAAATCTAAAGACGCCCAGATTACAGTTTTAAAGTCTCAACGATCCAAAGTTTGAGACTTCAAGAGGGGCGAACATTTAAAGCTAAGTTTCAGTTTCCTTGCCTCCAACTTTAAAATCATCACATCATGCCACACTGATGGTAAAAATGAAataagcatttctttttcgtttcaATAAAAAGCAAAGAATGCGGCGAGCGCAGAATAGTATTTGATGAATAAAACTACGATAATTTCAGCATCTATTCATGCAAGGTTAGGCACGCACATTTGTCAAGCTCGTTAACTTTGGACCATTAGCCGTGTCTTCAAGCGTGACGAATCATCCATCcatgtcttgtgatctgtgtatTGTTTTTGCCTGCTATGTGTTGCTTCTTCTTGTCTTTGCTGGCATCAAATAATAACTTTTCGACGTAATTTGCCTCCACTTCTGAGCAGGGTGTGTTCAAAATATTTTTCTATACAAATACAGAGAGGGAAACGCACTTTTTTGCGGGCAGAACGAGCAGAAATAGTATGATGGATCAAATCAATTATCTTTCACAAGTAATTACGTCTATCGCATAAAATACTACTATGCACTCGGTGCAAAACATCAAACAAACTGTCTCATTTAACGCTATCCTAAACAATCAAAAGTAGTGTTGTGGAACAATGGCTAGCTTCGCTGCAAAACCTTGCTGTTTCAAATTATCAGATACCAAGTATTTGGTTCAATCGCTGTCATGTCTGTCGTCCTAAATGCGCTAAACTGGAGCTTACTGTTCCAAAAAAAGGGGTGCGTTTAAAGGTTATCTGTACCAGATCAGCCATAATTTCGTgataaaaataaatgcgcttcTGTCCATGCTCGAGAAGAAAGTAAGCTGTAACAGGCATTTCGCTGAACTGAAGCCGAAGCGTAATTGCGACCTTCCAGTGACACCAAACTGTTTGCCGTATTGATCGCCTGTCCGACGTTGATGTATTACTCGCAGGAAGGGCGGATCGCATTATATTGTCATTAGCCTCGTCGTCTCGGAACACTTGCCTgtcgaacaaaataaaaaaatgattgcaGACCTAGAAGCTGACAGCATGAGCGAGTGAGGCATCTGCCGAAAGAACTCAATTGCTTTCAACAGGAGTTTaggaaagcttttttttcttttttgttcaggtTAGTGCAAAGCTTATTCTATAATAAAGGCAAGATAATGCCGACCCCATAACATGATGAAGAGAAAGAAGCATTAATGTAACGATCACTCGTTTTCTTTCACCACGAAgacaaaagcaaataaaaaagttCACTGTATTTTTTTCTGGCCCTGACACCACCTGTGCAGCAGTAGGCGGCTTTTCGAAAACGTTGCTGCCAAAATATGCCCGtaaagagaagaaataaaaaagtaaaattcCCATTTTGAATAATTTTCATGACACTTAAGCTTCCTTGCCTTCAGAAAAAAGATACATCTCTCACAAGGGACGAAAGTAGAACACGTGCTTAGCGGCAAAATCATTGCACGCAGCACTGAGTGAGAAAACAAAGTAAATGGCGGTTACACCCATGGTAATGCGTATGACCAGCGCTAGCTTTTCCTCCTTGCGCAAGAAGAGTAAGTCCGCCACCACGGGCCCTTTTAACGCAGAGAGCGACTATCTGCCTCTGCAGCGTTTAATAAACTAATGAAGTCTACGCTTAAATAACCGGGCGCTCTGACGCTAGACATAGATCGGAGCGCTGTCACCGTGCAGTGCACTGCAACCTTTAAAGCACGCGGCTGGAACTGGGCCTTGCGCCCCTGCTCGCTTGACGCGGCTCGCATGCGACGGTTGGACGCACTGAGCGGGTGAGatagcccccctccccccgcccccaaCCCCCACCCCCCGGAAGCGTGGCCATTTGTAACCACCGAGCAGCCATGGCGCGTCTACCTCGCACCGAGATTGCCATCTTGAAAGCGGAATGCCCACTCGAGACCCGCTCTGCGGAGTCAAGTGCAGCAGGCCTCCATGGAGCCCCCATCAGCGGCCGAGACATCATAGCACGGTCCGGTTCGCTGCTCACGGACATATCGTGAGCGATGACTCTCCCCTCTTGACCCGGGTTGCTCTGTAAAGAGTGCGCTGGCGCGCAAGATACTCTCGGCGAGATGTGGAAGCGCAGTCGCATGTGCCAAGAAAAGAGAGTCCAGTCATTCGCCAGATGCGCGGGTGTGGATGCGATCTTCAAAAAAAATGGAATCGATTCTGCTCTTCGTTTCTTTATAAAGTGCTTTTGCGGCCGCCAGTTTAGTTTTACGATGAGTAAGTATGTGCTTCGTGGATAGCGTTAGAGAAGCTTCACCGCCATTGCAAAGCGGTGGGAAGTTTTGTACGAAAATTCTGTGTTCGTCAATTGAAAAAAATTTGCCTTTGGCCTCGTCCATAATTTTTCGCCGCTTCCAGCCGAGGAAGGATTCCCTTGACACTCCGATTTCTAGCGAAATGGGTGGTGGTGAAGAAGGCAGTCATTGTGAGCAGGTGGGATTAGCCTCAATGTGGTTCGTCGATAACTGTCAAACATGCGTCACTTAACTGAACAAATGTGTCTCTTCCACTGTCCCACGAGGCATGTGTCCTCTAAAAACTTGTAAGATTATTTTCGATCACTGCTCACCGCTCAATTGATGAGCCCTCGGGGGGCACGACGTGCCAGATGTCGCCTGGCAGAACGCATGTCATCTTCGGCTTGCGCAGGAGTGTTTTAGAATCGTCGCGAAACCTACGGCAATGATTCACATCACCCACGAGAGCACAGAGGTCGCGCGCTTAATCTTGTACGAAAATACTGGTGAGTAGGCTGCGCTGGGGCGCGGATGGAACACCAAAGTAGCTTTCTCGTGCTACAAGCCTCGTGTAACTCAAGACTGGTGCAAAGTGGACAGATGTCAGGAAGAGTGATTCACCACCACCAGGTGCCTCGCGCAGCACTCGTCATTTGGAAGAACCACTCATGTTTGATATAACACAAGATTTCGGGCGATAAGGTCCGTAGCTGTGTTACCTGAGACTCCCACGGGAGACGGAAGCCACTGAAAGCAATCTGTAAATTGTCTGATGGCATAGTATCCTTAGCGAGGTCAGTGAGGAGAGGAAATATTTATCCATGAAATTCATGTGTTGCGCGCGTTCTAAAGCGGACTTGCAGTCAGAAAGGCTCGCGACACAGTGtggtgtgtcagaaaaacaaaaGGCTTTTAAGTGTCTTTGAAATAGCCACATATTCAGCAGTTGGCAAAGGCAGTACTCTTTGAAGCCGGTCAGGGCAATTTACCATACCAGCGTACGGCACCACAAATGCGGCTGAATATGACTGTTCATTTTTGTGCACATAGCCATCAGCATACACTCGCAGTTTGCGCCCGTAGGCGCTGTTCGAACAGCGAGGCTCTATTTGTCTTAGTTTTGAGATGAGAATCGATTGTTTTGAACTTAAGCCTGGCATGATTAGCCGGCAGTTAATGTCATCGTATGTCTATGGAAGGTCCTGCCGACATGCGTTCCGCGTCGAATACCATTCTACTGTATAGAAGGTGTGACAGGGAAGCAAAATAGTGAATTTGCATCCTAGCCTGCAGTCGACAGAGTAGGGCCTGACCTGCGTACGAATCAGCTAAATACGAAAGTAACTACTTTTTAAAAAAACTTTGGTTGGCACAAGCAACTTGCCTGTCTTGGGCCTAGAACTGCGCTTTTGAAAGCCTATCCGTGTTCGAATGCCAGCACATGGCTTGACTCAACGAGTGCTTTTGTTTCACTCGTCAATTTGCGTCATCGAAAACTAACTCACGTGCATCATCTGCAGTGTTTAGGGCGATATATAGGAAATTATTGTTATCTGGGCTTAATATGAACTAAACTCAACTCTTCTGCTAATTCTATTAAGTCACTTCCTTCCTGTGCAGCGTGCATAAAATGTGAATATGAGAAGGTTGCTGTAAAACCCAATTTTTAGGCTTTTTGGGTGATGCCTCACGCTTCACTGCGCCAGTCCAGATTAAACATTTTACCGGGCTGGTCTTACCCCTTTGATTCCTGCGTCAGCATCTGAGGTACGCACATGAGATGCCCAAGGCAATATGAGGGCGAATAAGGACAGTCGTGTTAAGAGGGTGAGGCTCAACGCAAAGAGTGGAAAAGGAGAAAGCAAGGAGGAGGCCAAGTCTCGGTGACCGGCGAGAGGACGACATGAAAAGGCGCCGGCCTGGTCCAAGACTAGGTCGCAATGGGGCTGGGTTGGGACCGAATGACGCATTCTGGGGACACGCCTGATTCAAGCGCCCCGCCTCCAATTAGGGCTCATTTCCAGACTGCCCTCAAcccccttcttttcttcttttcttttcttttcctgtgtTATCTGAAAGGGGCCCTCTCCTTTCCTAGTGAAGCCTATCACCTCTTCGCTCTTCTCCAATTCCTCCAGTGCCGGCGCTACTGAACACTCCgaaaagaggcacgaacacataTGCGATGGAAGTGATGAAcatgcgcatgcggaaaaaagaaataaagatggaATTCAGCGTACAAAGAAATGCCAGTGTCGTCGAACGCGGAATTAGGAAAGTCCTCCAGTAGACACACCCCTTTCGCCTTTTTTCGTTTACATCTTGCAAGAAAGGTCGTGCGTGGAAGGTGCGCTGCTGTGAGCCACGAATAAATAAGAATAAATGCGAACCCACCTGCCAACAACTGCTGTGTCCCGTCCTCCCTTCGTAGCCGAAGGAAACTAAAGAAAGAAGGGTTTATGAGTGGTCTTTTGAAACACATGGCTGAGACGTTCGTATActacaataacaataataattggtttttcggcaaaggaaatggcgcagtatctgtctcatatatcgttggacacctcaaccgcgccgtaaggaaagggataaaggagaaagtgaaagaataaaggaagagggaGTGgccatagtggatggctccggaataatttcgaccacctggggatctttacgggcgccttcgcgtttttcctccataaaaacgctgccgccgcggtcgggttcgaacccgggaactccggatgagtagtcgagcgccctaaccgctgagccaccgtggcgggtcgtaTACTGCAATAAATTCGCTAATTGGCGATAAGGTGCAACCCATAATTGCTTCAGATAGAGAAACGACGCACGGCATGACGAAATGCAGCACAGAACGGGAGAGCGCAGGCAGCTCTATCCCCTTCGCGAATCCTTATAAGGTCACGCGACTTTCTTTTATGAACCACGCAGCAATGTAAGTAGGTTGGCAATAAATTTCGTCACCTCAAAATAACCCTGTGTGGTATTCCGTTCAACAAGTTAGCGTCATCCTGCCTGTTCGCCTTTTCTCCGACTACACTCCCTTGCTCCGGATGGCGTTCACGGGAAAATAATCGCTGGATCTTCGCCTCTAATCATTTATATTGGCGAGTTACATCATGCGCGTCGCAGTGCCAAGCGTTTGAATGTTAGACTTTAGTCATCTGGAGTGATCCATTTTCGGTTTCTTATCAGTAAAGAGCTGGACAGCAGGCACTTCGAGGACCCGGTCCTGGGTAGGAGACTTAAGGTCGCGCTAAGCTAAATCTATCTCTTGCTGCGGCAAGGTCGATTATTTGAAGCTTTTCAATTCATTTGTAAAATTTCCGAAAAAATTTCAGCGCTCAGCTGAACCAGTTAACAATTTATGTGAAGTGATGCGTCCTTTACGAGGAAACATGATAGATTAAGCGATAACATTCTAACAACACTAAGCTCTACGTTCAGAGACCAATGAGCGAAAACTTTCGCATCTTAGCCCTCGAGTCTCACCTACGGGCATGCATTTGTCCTTACGTTAGGCCTCCCACTTCTAAAATAAAAAGGGTAACGAAGGACGCATTTCTTCAAAATTCCAGTTTAGGAACAAACTCTTGACTTTTCTGGCGCTCAGTGGCTTAAAAGGAGAAAGAACAGAAATGCTGACTACTAGCACAAAGAACTGCATTTATCTACGTACACCATAAGAggccttgagaaatggaaaacgAAAAAGCAATGAACGTTGAGgcggagaaagaaaagaaaaaatatttaaaaagtcaTGTTCAGAGCAGCAAGGAAGTCTCCAGGAAACGTATGATTCCATGTCTGCGGCAGGAAACGACAGAAAACAGTAAAGCGGACAACGATGTGACACGAGGAAAGGACGACGAAGAGGAATCCGGTCGAGAGAGAGgatttaagaggaagaagaagaaagcatTCTACTTATTTTCCTTCCAATCAGAAGTGCAGCGGCGCCTTCTTCCCTACCCAGGGAATTTTCTTCGCTGGATACAATATAATGCACGAGCACCCAGAGAAAACTTGCTTGCCGAGAATGCTGGTTAAACTAGTTCCAAGGACGGGGTGGCCTGTCTTACATTTATTGATTCATTAACGCTGTTAATGAAATCAATAATTGGCGCGTGATGGCGTCCTGAAAGGCCCCGGTGCCCCATCCGACTATCCTCGCACACTTCCCCTATCTCCTTCTCACTCATTCGTTCCACCATTCCGTTGGGGATTGTTGGTAGAGGCCTAGGTCGGAGAGTTTCGTGCCGGCGCCTACGCGCAGGGGGCAGCCCGAAAGATTAGACCTGGGCTGCACTTACTCAATCCTAGAGTTGAGCCTTAAACCATTGTCGCTGCTACCCTCACTCCTGGTCTTGTGCGTGCGTGCATACGTGTGCCAAGGGCCACCGGCGGTTGGTTAGTATGGTCGACTGATCTGCTTGAGCCGTTGTGAGGCAGCAGGCGGCAATGCAATTAGTCGctccgaagaaccatgctcacctTCAGGGCCGACGCAACATTGCTATAGATCACCGCTTTGCGCCttgatttcttttctctttgttcatGTAGTGGGGCTTCCTGGCGTCGAGGACCGATGTCTGCCAAAAACAAAATTCGCGGAGGCCTCTGAGTttgatgaaaaacaaaacaaaaactttcCATTTACGGCAACTACGTCGTTGATCTGTTTCTCAATATTACCTTTTACAGCTTCATATCCGTGAAACTGGGTTATTATACATTCAGTTTCATTAACTTTCGTCACAAGTTGATTGAGCGCGTCGCGTTTGAAACAGATTCAAGACAAGACAAATATTGTCGCTCAGGTCTATTATCTACCACTTAGTGATTGCATTCTCAACTCCTGCAGAAGCAGGGCAACTCATCCCATGCACCTAATCACAAGTTGCTCAATTCCAGGCAAACTCAAAAGCGTAGTGGTTGTTGTGAAAGCTCAGCGCTCACGCACGGATACTTGCGACGAGAATTCGACATGAACTTTTCATCGCCTGGCACTTGCTCATGGTAGACCAAACAATATTTCATTACTTGCAAACACAGATTTCTtgaagaacagcagcagcaacagaaagcaaGAGAACATTTATAAAACACTCGCCAGGAGTCACAACCAGCAGTATAATTGCACAAAAGTTTGAAAGAACTGCCGCGTACACATCTGTGCTGCTGCTCCATGCCAATAGCAGTGAAGCTTGTGGATCTGGTTCTTTCAAGAGCGGCCTATATTCATCAATGCTTCTGGAGACGAAGAACGGTTGGACAAGAAATCAGCCCTTATCACACATTCGTAGAGTTACGATGGGGACGACAGCGAAACGGGGGTTTCTGCAGGATTATCTTGTAATAGTTAGGATGAACTGCTCTGCGTTGCTCGCTTCTGATGCTGCTGGTTTTTGCAGATATCATGCTGTTTCTTATCTATAGTATTTGCACACTTTAAGACTACGCGACTTTTACCGCCACGTGGCACATTTGCAAACATTTGTTTGCGGACACCAGCCGCTGAGGTATGAGGACAAGTAGGTGTAAAAGAAAATCTTGTTTTCGAAGCTTGATGAAGAGCGCTAGCTGAAGACAACATCCTGTTCTGGCTCGAGTCGGAAGACAAAGAAAACGCGTACAGGACAACAGGCATTGCGCGTGCCGCGACCAAAGAAGAAGAAGCTGCCacgaggagaagaagaagaagaagaagcccacctcctatggaaatttctttgtttatgccactgcaccttggccaatccccccgcgtaggtatgtgccatgcttactgaggtaaagaagaagaagattaAGAAGAAGCCCACCACCGGAGCACTCTTCCTGTGGCCGCCTCTACGCGCCAGGGAAATGGCGCAAACCCCGATGACGAGCGGCTATCCCGAAATGGCGCCCACGGATACCGAGTCGGCCGTCAGCCTGACGCTCGAGGAAGGCGAAGAGGAGCGGTGGCGCTCGCCGTCCGTCGGGAGCCAAGAGCTGGACCTGGGCGTCGCCGGACCGCTCCAGGAGCCGCTCGCACTGCAGCACATAAACTATGCCATCAACAGCTTCGCCCATCGGCTGCTGCGGTACCTTCCTCGCCAGCAGAACCTTTCCTTCTCGCCCAGCCACGTGTACTGGCTGCTGGTGagcctctgcttcggctgcgcAGGTTCCACCAAGGAGCAGCTCGAAGAAGTGCTACGCTTCAGCGAGCTGCCGATGCCCGCCGACCGAATCCCGGGCTTCTTCAAGAACCTCATACGCATTCTTCGGGCCGGCGGAAAGCACCAGCGACTGCAGTTCATCAGCGCCCTGTTCGTGGCCTCCATCGACTCTGTCCACGAAGGATTCAGCAAGACGCTGCGCGAGAACTTCAGCGTGGCCATCCGCACACTACAGGCCGACCCGAAGCCCGAGCACACGAGGAGCGAGGTCAACCGCTGGTTCGAGATAACGTCCCGGGGCTACGTGCCTAGCGTCATGGGCGACAACCTGCCCATGGGCAACGGAGCCGGAGCGTCGTCGTGTCAGCTGATCGCGAGCGCCGCGTACGCCGAGCACGCTTGGGGCTCGCGCTTCGGCCACCACAAGACCATCCTGGCCAACTTCTACAACAACGGCACCGACCCGTGCAAGACGCACATGGTGCGTTGCATCTCGTACTACCGCTACTGCGCGTCCAAGGCTCTCTCGGCGCGGTGTCTGGTCGTCCCGAGCATGGCTCGAAACTGGCACATGCTTTTGCTACTGCCCACCGACCGGCGCGGAGTGCACGCCGTCGAGTATCGCCTGGACGCAGAGGCGTTTCAGCAGGCAGTCAGCAGCTGCCGCGAGGCTCTCGTCGAGCTTAGCATGCCCAACATCGAGCTCGAGAGCTCCGTCTGTCTGAGCGAGGTGCTGAAGCGAGCAGGACTCGCTGATCTTTTCGACTCGGGGAAGGTGGACCTCGGTGGCCTCTTCAAGGAAGCCCGCACGCCTTTGACCGAGTTCGTGCATAAGGTCAAACTCAAGGTCAACAAGGTGGGTCATCAGGGAGAGCACCATGGCGTCACGGTGCTCACCGAAGCGGGCGACTTTCCGAGCTCGCCCATCGAGTTCCACGTTAACCACCCGTTTGTGTTTGTGCTTTACGACCCTGCCAAGAACGCTACCCTTTTCGTGGGTAGGGTTGTTGAGTTGATTTGGTAAACGGGACATAGCGCACGTGGAAGAGGGTGTAAAATGTACGCCTCTAGTGATTGTGTGACAGGACTGCTCAGCTCTGAGTAAGACACTTTTAGAAACTATAAGGCTCGTACGCAGATATTTCCCCTTTCACATGGGGTGAAATCTTCAGCACTTCCCTGGAAGTTGGCAGTTCATCAATATTTATATGCTCGGAGCTTTATTCCGGCACCACCTGgcaatcaatatttaaaacaccGTTACAAAAAATGTTGTTCTCGTAGCGCAGTTCTATTCTGCTGCGATTCGAAGCTATATATGTAATGCGCCTGCAGAGCAGGGAAGATATGGAACAAATACTAGGAGGCTCATGAGAGCGGTATGCAGCTATGCAAGTGAT
The Amblyomma americanum isolate KBUSLIRL-KWMA chromosome 3, ASM5285725v1, whole genome shotgun sequence genome window above contains:
- the LOC144124236 gene encoding iripin-1-like produces the protein MTSGYPEMAPTDTESAVSLTLEEGEEERWRSPSVGSQELDLGVAGPLQEPLALQHINYAINSFAHRLLRYLPRQQNLSFSPSHVYWLLVSLCFGCAGSTKEQLEEVLRFSELPMPADRIPGFFKNLIRILRAGGKHQRLQFISALFVASIDSVHEGFSKTLRENFSVAIRTLQADPKPEHTRSEVNRWFEITSRGYVPSVMGDNLPMGNGAGASSCQLIASAAYAEHAWGSRFGHHKTILANFYNNGTDPCKTHMVRCISYYRYCASKALSARCLVVPSMARNWHMLLLLPTDRRGVHAVEYRLDAEAFQQAVSSCREALVELSMPNIELESSVCLSEVLKRAGLADLFDSGKVDLGGLFKEARTPLTEFVHKVKLKVNKVGHQGEHHGVTVLTEAGDFPSSPIEFHVNHPFVFVLYDPAKNATLFVGRVVELIW